In Elusimicrobiota bacterium, a single window of DNA contains:
- a CDS encoding LysR family transcriptional regulator — protein MSMMPFNFNQLYYFWIITKAGSISAATRQLLLNQSTLSQQLQQLERSVGRRLLLRSRRGVTPNTEGRVVFEYCERIFGQAEELAGRLRGGEAAATRYLRLGFCRSISREKVLAVAQAVKEREPGMIVKIASGTPEGLEDKLRRRMFDIVLSNVDFSPALGPDFRSRLVASIPHFFVATPALKARGRSFPRMLEELPLMVRAEDNPLHKDAMDFLRRNGVLPSIQAEVEDPDLILAMALRGEGVGFLDPFTIQRHLERGRLVKLHERSLGIRENLWLLCSRHPHSSAPVQEAMDALLGGFRLDWRTLRSGTSGRDIS, from the coding sequence ATGTCGATGATGCCTTTCAACTTCAACCAGCTCTACTATTTCTGGATCATCACCAAGGCGGGCAGCATCTCCGCGGCCACGCGCCAGCTCCTGCTCAACCAGTCCACGCTGAGCCAGCAGCTCCAGCAGTTGGAGCGCTCCGTGGGCCGGCGCCTGCTGCTGCGCTCCCGGCGCGGGGTGACCCCGAACACGGAGGGGCGGGTGGTCTTCGAGTACTGCGAGCGCATCTTCGGCCAGGCCGAGGAGCTGGCCGGCCGGCTGCGCGGCGGCGAAGCCGCGGCCACGCGCTATCTGCGGCTGGGCTTCTGCCGCTCCATCTCGCGCGAGAAGGTCCTGGCCGTGGCCCAGGCGGTCAAGGAGCGCGAGCCCGGGATGATCGTGAAGATCGCCTCCGGCACCCCCGAGGGGCTGGAGGACAAGCTGCGCCGGCGCATGTTCGACATCGTCCTTTCCAACGTGGACTTCTCCCCGGCCTTGGGCCCGGATTTCCGCAGCCGCTTGGTGGCGAGCATCCCGCACTTCTTCGTGGCCACGCCCGCGCTCAAGGCCCGGGGCCGGAGCTTTCCCCGGATGCTGGAGGAGCTGCCGCTCATGGTGCGCGCCGAGGACAACCCGCTGCACAAAGACGCCATGGATTTCCTGCGCCGCAACGGGGTCCTGCCCAGCATCCAGGCCGAGGTGGAGGACCCGGACCTCATCCTGGCCATGGCCCTGCGCGGAGAAGGCGTGGGCTTCCTGGACCCCTTCACCATCCAGCGCCACCTGGAGCGGGGCCGCCTCGTGAAGCTCCACGAGCGGTCCTTGGGGATACGCGAGAACCTGTGGCTGCTGTGCAGCCGGCATCCGCACTCCAGCGCGCCGGTGCAAGAGGCGATGGACGCGCTCCTGGGCGGGTTCCGGCTGGACTGGCGCACTCTGCGCTCCGGGACCAGCGGCCGAGACATATCTTGA
- a CDS encoding response regulator: MKIRSLPSVATVVLAVDDDASVRAEVAAAMPRSYRLIALPDGSEFMETVEAYEPDLVILNPQAPGEDGVSLARRLRSRAEFRHIPVLFLTSMNEEAAWRRLLEGQGDAVLAKPFAPGELRNAIVRLVEGRIEQG, translated from the coding sequence GTGAAGATCCGCAGCCTGCCCTCGGTGGCGACGGTGGTCCTGGCCGTGGACGACGACGCGTCCGTGCGCGCGGAGGTGGCCGCGGCCATGCCCCGGTCCTACCGGCTCATCGCCCTGCCGGACGGCTCCGAGTTCATGGAGACCGTGGAGGCCTATGAGCCCGACCTCGTCATCCTGAACCCGCAGGCGCCAGGAGAGGACGGCGTCAGCCTGGCCCGGCGCCTGCGCAGCCGCGCCGAGTTCCGGCACATCCCGGTCCTGTTCCTGACCTCCATGAATGAGGAGGCAGCCTGGCGCCGCCTGCTGGAGGGCCAGGGCGACGCGGTCCTGGCCAAGCCGTTCGCCCCCGGGGAACTGCGCAACGCCATCGTGCGCTTGGTGGAAGGCCGGATAGAGCAAGGGTGA
- a CDS encoding acetate/propionate family kinase: protein MKRQDAVNMLVFNCGSSSLTFKVFAAGSEDDAAPVFSGKAHRVGVKGSAPSFLEYHGGPRNERVETPLASHGQAAALVVEKLARWGLRVDYVGHRWGHSGGHFKTAWVDEHFIEELRALIPLMPIHHPAMFSVIRRCRKLLPQTPQFVTTDGSFHSSLPPHAYTYPLPKSVIRRFGFRKFGFHGLSYQYVVKAAAEHLGLPLAGSRIVACHLGTGGSSVVAVKDGRSCDTSMGYTGLPGLVMSTRSGDVDPLLATYIMGVYGEHADDLVDLLNKRSGLLGVSDFSSDIRDLIPRLDQDPKARLAFDMYVHRLKKYIGSYVAVLGGLDVLVFTDDIGLHNWLLRQEVCSGLGWCGVELDAEANRKAVGDELSVLSRPGARVRVLAVPTEEELVICWEGLRLLGGRYAPHARP, encoded by the coding sequence ATGAAAAGGCAGGATGCCGTGAACATGCTGGTCTTCAACTGCGGCAGCTCGTCCTTGACCTTCAAGGTCTTCGCGGCGGGCTCGGAGGATGACGCCGCGCCGGTGTTCTCCGGCAAGGCCCACCGGGTCGGGGTCAAGGGGAGCGCGCCGTCCTTCCTGGAGTATCACGGCGGGCCCCGGAACGAGCGGGTGGAGACCCCTCTGGCCTCCCACGGCCAGGCGGCCGCCTTGGTCGTGGAGAAGCTCGCGCGATGGGGCCTGCGCGTCGATTACGTCGGCCATCGCTGGGGCCACAGCGGCGGGCATTTCAAGACCGCCTGGGTGGACGAGCATTTCATCGAGGAGCTCCGGGCCCTGATACCCCTGATGCCCATCCATCACCCGGCCATGTTCAGCGTCATCCGCCGCTGCCGCAAGCTTCTGCCGCAGACCCCGCAGTTCGTCACCACGGACGGCAGCTTCCACTCGTCTTTGCCTCCGCACGCCTACACCTATCCCCTGCCCAAGAGCGTCATCCGAAGGTTCGGCTTCCGGAAATTCGGCTTCCACGGGCTCTCCTACCAATACGTGGTCAAGGCCGCGGCCGAGCATCTGGGCCTGCCCCTAGCCGGCTCGCGCATCGTGGCCTGCCATCTGGGCACCGGGGGCTCGAGCGTGGTGGCGGTCAAGGACGGCCGCTCCTGCGACACCTCCATGGGCTACACCGGCCTGCCGGGCCTGGTCATGAGCACCCGCAGCGGGGACGTGGACCCACTGCTGGCGACCTACATCATGGGCGTCTACGGCGAGCACGCTGACGACCTGGTGGACCTGCTCAACAAGCGCTCCGGCCTGCTGGGCGTGTCGGATTTCTCCAGCGACATCCGCGACCTCATCCCGCGCCTGGACCAAGACCCCAAGGCGCGGCTCGCCTTCGACATGTACGTGCACCGGCTCAAGAAGTACATCGGCAGCTACGTGGCCGTGCTGGGCGGCCTCGACGTCCTGGTCTTCACGGACGACATCGGCCTGCACAACTGGCTGCTGCGCCAGGAGGTCTGCTCGGGCCTGGGCTGGTGCGGCGTCGAGCTCGACGCCGAGGCCAACCGGAAAGCCGTGGGAGACGAGCTCTCGGTCCTGAGCCGGCCGGGAGCGCGGGTCCGGGTCCTGGCCGTGCCCACGGAAGAGGAGCTGGTCATCTGCTGGGAGGGGCTGCGGCTCCTGGGAGGACGATATGCGCCTCATGCTCGACCCTGA
- a CDS encoding GTP cyclohydrolase, FolE2/MptA family has protein sequence MDTEKRFMVDVGMKDLPFPIRALSKADPEGQATVAVISIEARIMHEFEAGWIDRFIKVVHAHRERIGTKTLRQNIADYVSELNATTVKVNFEYPFFVEKRTPVAKEKCLVRYSCAYSAKVPSLDKDPKVFFKIAVPCITTYPASDAQKSGGLFGQLSVVTIETESKKDVYPEDLVELVDRHAVTPLYSFLTEKDQEAVIKRIHSERKTSVVMVDEIKSELAADRGLNFYSVRCANFGMLHCYSTMIGTEKSWWVPFSGVEDDL, from the coding sequence ATGGACACAGAGAAGAGATTCATGGTAGACGTGGGCATGAAGGACCTGCCGTTCCCGATCCGGGCCCTGTCCAAGGCCGACCCCGAGGGGCAGGCCACGGTGGCCGTCATCTCGATCGAGGCGCGCATCATGCACGAGTTCGAGGCCGGCTGGATCGACCGGTTCATCAAGGTCGTGCACGCGCACCGGGAACGCATCGGGACCAAGACCCTGAGGCAGAACATCGCCGACTACGTCTCGGAGCTCAACGCCACCACGGTCAAGGTCAACTTCGAGTACCCCTTCTTCGTCGAGAAGAGGACGCCGGTCGCGAAGGAGAAGTGCCTGGTGCGCTACAGCTGCGCCTATTCCGCCAAGGTTCCGTCTTTGGACAAGGACCCCAAGGTGTTCTTCAAGATCGCGGTGCCCTGCATCACGACCTACCCGGCCTCCGACGCGCAGAAGAGCGGAGGGCTGTTCGGACAGCTCAGCGTGGTGACCATCGAGACCGAGTCCAAGAAGGACGTCTATCCGGAGGACCTGGTGGAGCTCGTGGACCGGCATGCGGTGACGCCGCTCTACTCGTTTTTGACCGAGAAGGACCAGGAGGCGGTCATCAAGCGCATCCACTCCGAGCGCAAGACCAGCGTGGTCATGGTCGACGAGATCAAGAGCGAGCTGGCCGCGGACCGGGGCTTGAACTTCTATTCCGTGCGCTGCGCCAACTTCGGCATGCTCCACTGCTACAGCACCATGATCGGGACGGAGAAGAGCTGGTGGGTGCCGTTCAGCGGCGTGGAGGACGACCTCTAA